The Heyndrickxia vini genome contains a region encoding:
- a CDS encoding ECF-type riboflavin transporter substrate-binding protein, whose amino-acid sequence MKKQLSIKTVVAIGIGAALFAILGRFVSIPTGIPNTTIETSYAFLAFMAVIFGPIAGGLIGLIGHALKDAIFYGSIWWSWVIVSLFVGFIIGLLAYKIRIEFGEFRLKEIITFNIVQVVSQAIGWFFLAPFLDVQIYAEPASKVYTQGLIAGAANIVTVGILGTILLTTYARTRSKSGSLTKDI is encoded by the coding sequence ATGAAAAAACAATTATCAATTAAAACAGTTGTTGCCATTGGGATTGGAGCTGCACTGTTTGCGATTTTAGGAAGATTTGTTTCCATACCTACGGGAATTCCGAATACAACCATTGAAACATCATATGCTTTTCTTGCTTTTATGGCTGTTATTTTTGGTCCGATAGCCGGTGGCCTGATTGGCTTAATTGGCCATGCGCTTAAGGATGCGATTTTTTACGGCTCGATTTGGTGGAGTTGGGTAATCGTTTCATTATTTGTCGGTTTTATTATCGGACTTCTTGCATATAAAATTCGGATTGAGTTTGGAGAATTTCGTCTCAAAGAAATCATTACGTTTAATATCGTTCAAGTTGTGTCACAAGCAATTGGCTGGTTTTTCCTCGCTCCATTCTTAGATGTGCAGATTTATGCAGAACCGGCTAGCAAAGTCTACACGCAAGGACTAATTGCGGGAGCAGCAAACATTGTAACAGTAGGAATACTGGGTACTATTCTATTAACCACTTATGCAAGAACACGCAGTAAAAGTGGAAGTTTAACAAAAGATATTTAA
- a CDS encoding ABC transporter ATP-binding protein, with product MKKKVIHFDNFTFKYRSQAEPTLLNINLSIYEGEKILIVGPSGSGKSTLAHCINGLVPFSYKGESQGSLTINGKETKDLNIFSISKMVGTVLQDPDGQFIGLSVGEDIAFALENDCVPQQLMAEQVETVSELVDMKEYLGSSIHQLSGGQKQRVALGGVMVDQVDILLFDEPLANLDPATGKHAIALIDRIQKETNTTVIIIEHRLEDVLHRDVDRIIVMNEGRIVSDSSPDELLASDVLETNHIREPLYVKALKYAGCSITKDMRPAHIETLNIETTKKKLIDWFEMTPPSENREETRPILAVENLSFRYEKGRDTLNGISFSIAKGEMISIVGKNGAGKSTLSKLICGFEKGHSGKILFDGKDITNDTIRERAERIGMVLQNPNQMISKHMIIDEVGLGLKLRGVSEVEIKERVEKTLHICGLYPFRNWPISALSFGQKKRVTIASILVLQPDILILDEPTAGQDFRHYTDIMEFLVELNRQGVTIIMVTHDMHLMLEYTPRTIVIANGTILADDASARILSDENVIERANLKETSLIELAVQAGIESPQEFVTRFIAFDKEVRRTWQ from the coding sequence ATGAAAAAGAAAGTGATTCACTTTGATAATTTCACCTTTAAATACCGCAGTCAAGCTGAACCGACCCTGCTCAATATTAATCTCAGTATTTATGAAGGAGAAAAAATTCTTATCGTAGGTCCATCTGGTTCTGGTAAAAGTACGCTAGCCCATTGTATAAATGGGCTAGTTCCCTTTTCTTATAAAGGGGAAAGTCAAGGAAGCCTAACAATTAACGGAAAAGAAACGAAGGATTTAAATATTTTTTCCATTTCTAAAATGGTAGGGACTGTACTACAAGATCCAGATGGGCAGTTTATTGGTTTGAGTGTAGGGGAGGATATCGCGTTTGCTCTTGAAAATGACTGTGTTCCTCAACAGTTAATGGCAGAGCAAGTCGAAACGGTTTCTGAATTGGTTGATATGAAGGAATATCTTGGTTCTTCCATTCACCAGCTTTCCGGTGGACAAAAACAACGGGTTGCACTTGGGGGAGTTATGGTTGATCAAGTTGATATCCTTCTTTTTGATGAGCCGTTAGCAAATCTTGATCCTGCAACTGGAAAACATGCTATAGCATTAATTGATCGAATCCAAAAGGAAACCAACACGACCGTCATCATTATAGAACATCGGCTCGAGGATGTGTTGCATCGAGATGTGGACCGAATTATTGTTATGAATGAAGGCAGGATTGTAAGTGATTCCTCTCCAGATGAATTACTAGCTTCGGACGTACTTGAAACCAATCATATTCGTGAACCACTGTATGTTAAGGCACTGAAATATGCTGGCTGCTCGATTACGAAGGACATGCGTCCCGCACATATAGAAACTTTAAATATAGAGACTACTAAGAAAAAATTAATCGATTGGTTCGAAATGACACCGCCATCTGAAAACAGAGAAGAGACGCGTCCCATTTTAGCAGTAGAAAATCTTTCTTTTAGATATGAAAAAGGAAGAGATACGTTAAATGGAATCTCCTTTTCCATTGCAAAAGGGGAGATGATCAGCATTGTTGGGAAAAATGGTGCAGGTAAATCAACGTTATCCAAATTGATATGTGGCTTCGAAAAGGGGCACTCTGGGAAAATTTTATTTGATGGAAAAGATATCACAAACGATACAATTCGAGAGCGTGCAGAACGAATTGGGATGGTATTGCAAAACCCGAATCAAATGATTTCCAAACATATGATTATAGATGAGGTTGGATTAGGATTAAAATTGCGTGGTGTTTCCGAGGTGGAAATTAAAGAACGTGTTGAGAAAACCTTACATATTTGCGGGCTGTATCCGTTTCGAAATTGGCCGATTTCTGCCTTAAGCTTTGGTCAAAAGAAACGGGTAACGATCGCATCTATATTAGTTTTGCAACCGGATATTTTAATTTTAGATGAACCAACGGCTGGACAGGATTTTCGTCACTACACGGATATCATGGAATTTTTAGTAGAGTTGAATCGTCAAGGTGTAACGATAATCATGGTTACTCATGATATGCATTTAATGCTTGAATATACCCCGAGAACAATCGTGATAGCGAATGGGACCATCCTTGCTGATGATGCAAGCGCTCGTATTCTATCAGACGAAAATGTGATAGAACGGGCGAACTTAAAAGAGACCTCATTAATAGAACTTGCTGTACAAGCAGGAATTGAGAGCCCTCAGGAATTCGTTACTCGATTTATTGCATTTGATAAGGAGGTTCGCCGAACATGGCAGTAG
- a CDS encoding energy-coupling factor transporter transmembrane component T family protein — translation MAVEMLSYINRASPVHQLTGVTKLLIFIMWSTSAMLTYDTRVLLFLLLLSITIFVVSKVKLQEILFVLLFILFFLVLNNIAIYIFSPQEGVKIYGSSHVLFEIAGRYNLTTEQLFYQFNITLKYFVVIPAALLFIVTTHPSEFAASLNRIGIPYKISYAVSLALRYIPDIQRDFRNIAQSQQARGMDLSKKEKLFTRVKNSASIIIPLILSSLDRIEVISNAMELRGFGKNKKRTWYSSKPFKLADYLTIIFGICVLVGSLWLTFNDGDRFYNPF, via the coding sequence ATGGCAGTAGAGATGCTATCGTACATTAATCGTGCCTCACCTGTACATCAACTTACAGGTGTAACGAAACTACTTATATTTATTATGTGGTCGACTTCCGCTATGCTTACGTATGATACTCGGGTTTTGCTCTTTTTATTGCTATTGAGTATTACTATTTTTGTTGTATCAAAAGTAAAGTTGCAAGAAATCTTGTTTGTATTACTATTTATTTTATTTTTCTTAGTTTTAAATAATATCGCGATATATATTTTTTCCCCTCAAGAAGGAGTGAAAATATACGGTTCGAGTCATGTGCTATTTGAGATAGCAGGACGGTATAATCTAACAACTGAACAGCTATTTTACCAATTTAATATTACACTAAAATATTTTGTTGTTATTCCTGCTGCATTACTATTTATCGTAACGACACATCCGAGTGAGTTTGCTGCATCATTAAATCGGATTGGCATCCCGTATAAAATTTCTTATGCAGTATCATTAGCTTTACGCTATATTCCCGATATTCAGAGAGATTTTCGAAACATTGCCCAGTCACAGCAAGCACGTGGGATGGACTTATCAAAAAAGGAAAAGCTTTTTACAAGAGTTAAAAATTCGGCATCCATTATTATTCCGTTAATTTTATCAAGCTTAGATCGAATAGAAGTAATTAGCAATGCAATGGAACTTCGTGGTTTCGGAAAAAATAAAAAACGAACATGGTATAGTTCAAAACCTTTTAAGCTAGCAGATTATTTGACTATCATCTTCGGAATCTGTGTATTGGTGGGATCACTGTGGTTGACGTTTAATGATGGAGATCGTTTTTATAATCCTTTCTAG
- the flaG gene encoding flagellar protein FlaG: MIDKIGGQAVPAAIITTTSVRGDANDSNLAETTQSRQVDDKKTEVVPKDKLEKIIDSMNDFVAASNTHLKFEFHDKLNEYYVTIVDDKTQEVVKEIPSKKMLDMYAAMTEFLGIMVDKKI; this comes from the coding sequence ATGATCGATAAAATTGGAGGACAGGCGGTACCTGCAGCAATAATAACAACTACTTCAGTTCGAGGGGATGCGAATGACAGTAACCTTGCAGAAACAACTCAATCTAGGCAAGTGGATGATAAGAAGACGGAAGTAGTCCCAAAGGATAAGCTTGAAAAAATCATAGATAGCATGAATGATTTTGTTGCCGCTTCAAATACTCATCTAAAATTTGAATTTCACGATAAATTAAATGAGTATTATGTAACGATAGTTGACGATAAAACACAAGAAGTCGTGAAAGAAATTCCTTCAAAGAAAATGCTTGATATGTATGCAGCAATGACTGAATTCCTTGGCATTATGGTAGATAAAAAAATATAA
- a CDS encoding late competence development ComFB family protein, whose translation MLILKNYYFKRISRGGPFMPVFNVMEEIVRNAIDEHKDQLKLACTCENCLDDVLALSLNRLPPKYIVNPDTSPFVRAAYTADRQGAANIISTVFQAAEIVSKNPRHS comes from the coding sequence ATGCTTATTCTTAAAAATTATTATTTTAAAAGAATATCACGTGGGGGACCATTTATGCCTGTGTTCAATGTAATGGAGGAAATTGTGAGAAATGCAATTGATGAACATAAAGATCAGCTGAAATTAGCGTGCACGTGCGAAAACTGTTTAGACGATGTTTTAGCACTTTCATTAAACCGTTTACCTCCGAAATATATCGTGAATCCCGATACGAGCCCATTTGTCCGGGCAGCATATACTGCTGATCGACAAGGCGCAGCAAACATCATTAGCACCGTTTTTCAGGCGGCTGAAATCGTATCGAAAAATCCTCGTCATTCATAA
- a CDS encoding globin-coupled sensor protein, producing the protein MNWFSKKSLNEQPVLTKEELQISININDHEVNRQMQMIRFTEEDLRIAASIKHIVDQNIEKIVDDFYNAIGHQENLMDIINQYSSIDRLRQTLKRHISEMFVGVIDDAFIEKRKTIAVVHLHIGLEPKWYLGAFQNLLYSLIELVEKHVESKVHVIEIIKSISKLLNFEQQIVLETYEKEYQKLRKQHEEQKHIIEQRIAQASESLSRFSNQTNDFMNQLNTQSTEMLSIATQNVEVAKLMSVEASISKEKLSQEQQLINNIESSTLNINERVKELKQASDQVHSIISIITGVAEQTNLLALNAAIESARAGEYGKGFSVVAGEVRKLAEETKKSIGDISTLIESIKTQIENVTLSIGDVTELTKESSKEITNMDSFFDKILQAAAENKHHSDRTKIELTQTSEIIQQVTNLMEQIAVSSDDLKELSQRFNTK; encoded by the coding sequence ATGAATTGGTTCAGTAAAAAATCATTGAATGAACAACCTGTTCTTACAAAAGAAGAACTGCAAATTTCTATTAATATAAACGATCATGAAGTAAACAGGCAGATGCAAATGATTCGTTTTACAGAGGAAGATTTACGCATCGCTGCATCCATAAAACATATCGTTGATCAAAACATTGAAAAGATCGTTGATGATTTTTATAATGCAATCGGTCATCAGGAAAATCTTATGGACATTATCAATCAGTATAGTAGCATCGATCGGTTACGACAAACATTAAAACGCCATATAAGCGAAATGTTTGTTGGTGTCATTGATGACGCATTTATCGAAAAGCGGAAAACGATTGCTGTTGTTCATCTACATATTGGGTTAGAGCCTAAATGGTATTTAGGTGCGTTCCAAAATTTATTGTATTCTTTAATAGAACTCGTTGAAAAACATGTAGAATCAAAGGTGCATGTGATTGAAATCATCAAAAGTATTTCAAAACTTCTTAATTTCGAACAACAAATTGTTCTTGAAACATATGAAAAAGAATATCAAAAACTTCGGAAGCAGCATGAAGAACAAAAACATATCATTGAGCAACGAATTGCCCAAGCATCCGAATCACTTTCTCGGTTTTCTAACCAAACAAATGACTTTATGAATCAACTAAATACACAATCAACTGAAATGCTGTCCATTGCTACTCAAAATGTTGAAGTAGCCAAGCTTATGTCTGTGGAAGCTAGTATTAGTAAAGAAAAGTTAAGTCAGGAACAACAATTAATTAACAATATTGAATCAAGTACATTAAATATCAATGAACGGGTAAAGGAGCTGAAGCAAGCTTCCGATCAAGTTCATTCCATCATTTCGATTATTACGGGTGTTGCTGAACAAACGAATTTATTAGCATTAAATGCTGCGATTGAATCGGCAAGAGCGGGCGAGTATGGAAAAGGGTTTTCTGTCGTAGCAGGTGAAGTAAGAAAATTAGCCGAGGAAACGAAAAAGTCGATCGGTGATATTTCTACATTAATTGAAAGTATAAAAACTCAAATTGAAAATGTGACGCTTTCGATTGGAGATGTGACAGAACTGACGAAGGAAAGTTCAAAAGAGATTACTAATATGGACTCATTCTTTGATAAAATTCTTCAAGCTGCAGCCGAAAATAAACATCATAGTGATCGAACAAAAATTGAGCTTACTCAAACGTCGGAAATTATTCAACAAGTGACAAACCTTATGGAACAAATTGCTGTTTCTTCTGACGATTTAAAGGAGCTTTCACAAAGATTTAATACAAAGTGA
- a CDS encoding DUF6054 family protein: MAKYEKIIIGQFEEVVNHLENDIANSGISMKLVDESNYTVGDSKIAVRVYDKYFMRNGNRASLSLTVVGNDSNIFISAIGAGGGQGIFINFSLGAEDDMVAIVQKSIEQME; the protein is encoded by the coding sequence ATGGCAAAGTATGAAAAGATAATTATTGGTCAATTTGAGGAAGTGGTTAATCATTTGGAAAACGATATTGCTAATAGTGGAATTAGTATGAAATTAGTGGATGAAAGCAACTACACTGTTGGAGATTCAAAAATAGCGGTTCGAGTTTATGATAAATATTTTATGAGAAATGGCAACAGGGCAAGTTTGAGCCTTACTGTAGTAGGTAATGACAGTAATATTTTTATATCAGCAATTGGTGCAGGGGGAGGACAAGGTATTTTTATAAACTTTAGCCTTGGTGCCGAAGATGATATGGTTGCAATCGTGCAAAAAAGTATAGAACAAATGGAATAA
- a CDS encoding phosphotransferase enzyme family protein, which translates to MEQFVEKLFTQEVIENILTTFNLDHSYKKLGDFENYVFEVNEQGKPKILRITHSSHRSKQELESELDWIQHLYRCGIKIPNVLLSPEGNTVEKFTVKDSAFFASLFEKASGHPISLEDSIFNEKLFYKWGKMIGKMHRHTKEYQPSERIVSRHHWDANDLLDFEKYYGKEESQLLEHAKNVVQEIKQLTKSKDNYGLIHSDIHHGNFFYDGEMIHVFDFDDACYHYFVSDIAIPLYYATNSKHFIGTREERNRFAKKFLTAFLDGYQEENKLPREWIKKIPLFLKLRDIDLYAVFNKKVAPEQRNDRVKHWMQEIKERMKKNEAIVDIEFLT; encoded by the coding sequence ATGGAACAATTTGTGGAGAAACTCTTTACTCAAGAGGTAATCGAAAATATTTTAACTACATTTAATTTAGATCATTCCTATAAAAAATTAGGTGATTTTGAAAACTATGTGTTCGAAGTGAATGAGCAAGGAAAGCCCAAAATATTACGAATTACACATAGTTCGCATCGTTCCAAACAGGAATTGGAATCAGAGCTAGACTGGATTCAACATCTATATCGTTGTGGAATCAAGATACCAAATGTTTTACTTTCACCTGAAGGAAACACAGTAGAAAAATTTACTGTTAAGGATTCCGCTTTTTTCGCGAGCCTTTTTGAAAAAGCCTCCGGTCATCCGATTTCATTAGAAGATTCCATTTTTAATGAAAAACTGTTTTATAAATGGGGAAAAATGATAGGGAAGATGCACCGCCATACGAAAGAATATCAGCCTTCAGAACGAATAGTTTCAAGGCACCATTGGGATGCAAATGATCTTCTTGATTTTGAAAAATATTATGGTAAAGAGGAGTCACAGCTTCTTGAGCATGCAAAAAATGTAGTGCAAGAGATTAAACAGTTAACGAAAAGTAAAGATAATTATGGTCTAATCCATTCTGATATTCATCACGGAAATTTTTTCTATGATGGTGAGATGATCCATGTGTTTGATTTTGATGATGCATGCTACCATTATTTTGTTTCTGATATAGCGATTCCGCTTTACTATGCAACCAATTCAAAGCATTTCATTGGAACAAGGGAAGAACGAAATCGGTTTGCTAAGAAATTTTTAACCGCCTTCCTCGATGGCTATCAAGAAGAAAATAAATTACCTCGTGAATGGATCAAAAAGATTCCTTTATTTTTAAAACTTCGGGACATTGATTTATATGCAGTTTTTAATAAAAAAGTTGCTCCCGAACAACGGAATGATCGTGTGAAACATTGGATGCAAGAAATTAAAGAGCGAATGAAAAAAAATGAAGCCATTGTCGACATCGAATTTTTAACGTGA
- the hpf gene encoding ribosome hibernation-promoting factor, HPF/YfiA family, with protein MMNYNIRGENIEVTPAIRDYTEKKVSKLERYFTEVPEANVHVNLKVYQDKTAKVEITIPLPQLVLRAEEINNDMYAAIDLIVDKLERQIRKHKTKVNRKLREKGNAMEFFATSGSQVEPEDESELEVVRTKQFDLKPMDSEEAVLQMNMLGHNFFVFTDAESNNTNIVYRRKDGKYGLIETK; from the coding sequence ATGATGAACTACAACATACGTGGCGAGAACATTGAGGTAACTCCAGCAATTAGAGATTATACAGAAAAAAAGGTAAGCAAGCTTGAACGATATTTTACAGAAGTACCTGAAGCAAATGTACATGTGAACCTTAAAGTATATCAAGATAAAACAGCAAAAGTTGAAATAACTATTCCCCTTCCGCAACTAGTCTTACGGGCAGAGGAAATTAATAATGATATGTATGCAGCGATTGACTTAATTGTTGACAAGCTCGAACGACAAATTCGTAAACATAAAACAAAAGTAAATCGTAAATTAAGAGAAAAAGGAAATGCGATGGAATTCTTCGCTACAAGTGGTAGCCAAGTTGAGCCTGAAGATGAATCTGAATTAGAAGTTGTTCGTACGAAGCAATTTGATCTGAAGCCGATGGATAGTGAAGAAGCGGTTCTTCAAATGAACATGCTCGGTCATAATTTCTTCGTCTTCACCGATGCGGAATCAAATAACACAAATATCGTATATCGTCGAAAAGACGGGAAATACGGTTTAATTGAAACGAAATAA
- a CDS encoding Lrp/AsnC family transcriptional regulator, with protein sequence MKLDDIDRKILQILTENGRVSYVDIGKELNLSRVAVRERVHQLMNNGVIEKFTVVINSEKIGKQVSAFFEVDCEPAYLVQVAQALADNPSVASCYQMTGPSTLHMHVLVEDFIALEHFINNELYALDGITRVESNILLRRFKSRNGLKL encoded by the coding sequence ATGAAGTTAGATGATATCGATCGAAAAATTCTTCAAATTTTAACAGAAAACGGACGGGTTTCCTATGTAGATATTGGCAAGGAATTAAATTTATCTCGTGTAGCAGTGCGTGAACGCGTACATCAATTAATGAATAATGGCGTCATTGAAAAATTTACTGTTGTGATCAATTCAGAAAAAATAGGAAAACAAGTATCCGCCTTTTTTGAAGTTGATTGTGAGCCAGCTTATTTAGTTCAAGTTGCACAGGCGCTTGCAGATAATCCAAGTGTTGCCAGTTGCTATCAAATGACAGGTCCTAGCACATTACATATGCATGTTTTAGTCGAAGACTTTATCGCATTGGAGCACTTTATCAATAATGAACTATATGCGTTAGACGGAATAACGAGAGTCGAAAGTAATATTTTATTAAGGCGATTTAAAAGCAGAAACGGATTGAAGCTTTAA
- a CDS encoding gamma-glutamyltransferase family protein yields the protein MKLDHLYQPYSSVRNTVFAKNGMVATSQPLAAQAGLSILRKGGNAIDAAIATAAALTVVEPTSNGIGGDAFALVWTNGKLHGLNASGPSPKSISIDEIKARGHETMPTHGVIPITVPGAPAAWVELSKKFGKLPLQEVLEPAIRYAEDGYPLTPILGKYWMSSFKRFKEIFRGEEYQPWFDTFAPNGNAPLIGDIWRSPGHAATLQSIVESDGESFYRGELAEKIANFIQKYDGFLSKEDLADFKAEWVEPISTHYRGYDVWEIPPNGQGLVALMALNIARGFDFTEKETVETYHKQIEAMKLAFTDGKAFITDQRHMKLETEHLLSEEYARTRRELIENMALVPDPYKPPSGGTVYLAAADQEGNMVSFIQSNYMGFGSGIVIPGTGIALQNRGHDFSLDPEHSNALQPGKKTYHTIIPGFLTKDNQAVGPFGVMGGYMQPQGHFQVVMNTVDFHLNPQAALDAPRWQWIEGKKIVVEANFPNHLVQALIRLGHQIEIAPDTGGFGRGQIIWRNPETGVLMGGTESRTDGSIAAW from the coding sequence GTGAAATTGGATCATCTGTATCAACCATATTCTTCGGTTCGTAACACAGTATTTGCGAAAAATGGAATGGTAGCGACTTCGCAGCCATTGGCGGCTCAGGCTGGACTAAGTATTCTTCGAAAAGGTGGAAATGCGATAGATGCGGCAATTGCCACGGCGGCAGCTTTAACTGTTGTCGAGCCAACTTCGAACGGAATTGGCGGGGACGCTTTTGCACTCGTTTGGACGAATGGGAAATTGCATGGATTAAATGCGAGCGGACCTTCACCTAAGTCCATTTCTATCGATGAAATCAAGGCAAGAGGGCATGAAACCATGCCGACACACGGTGTCATACCGATTACCGTTCCTGGGGCACCAGCTGCCTGGGTAGAACTATCAAAGAAGTTCGGCAAGCTGCCGCTGCAAGAAGTGCTTGAACCAGCGATTCGCTATGCGGAAGACGGATACCCGCTCACCCCGATATTAGGAAAGTACTGGATGTCTAGTTTTAAACGCTTTAAAGAAATCTTTCGGGGGGAAGAATACCAGCCTTGGTTTGACACATTTGCCCCCAATGGAAATGCACCACTAATAGGTGATATTTGGCGTTCACCGGGGCATGCTGCCACATTACAATCAATTGTAGAGTCAGATGGGGAAAGTTTTTACCGTGGAGAATTAGCGGAAAAAATCGCGAACTTCATTCAGAAATATGATGGATTTTTATCAAAAGAGGATTTAGCTGATTTCAAAGCAGAGTGGGTCGAACCGATTTCTACTCATTATCGCGGCTATGATGTTTGGGAAATTCCGCCGAATGGGCAAGGACTCGTTGCATTGATGGCCCTAAATATTGCACGCGGCTTTGATTTTACCGAAAAGGAAACAGTTGAAACTTATCACAAGCAAATCGAAGCGATGAAGCTTGCTTTTACTGATGGAAAAGCATTTATTACTGATCAAAGGCATATGAAGCTTGAAACAGAGCACTTATTATCTGAAGAATATGCAAGAACTAGACGTGAATTGATTGAAAACATGGCACTAGTCCCTGATCCTTATAAACCGCCAAGCGGAGGTACTGTTTATTTGGCTGCGGCGGATCAAGAAGGAAATATGGTTTCATTTATTCAAAGTAATTATATGGGATTCGGATCAGGAATCGTAATTCCGGGAACGGGAATCGCTTTACAAAATCGCGGACATGATTTTTCTTTAGATCCGGAGCATTCTAATGCCTTACAGCCTGGGAAGAAAACATATCATACGATTATTCCTGGTTTTCTAACAAAGGACAATCAAGCTGTTGGCCCGTTTGGCGTCATGGGTGGTTATATGCAACCGCAGGGACATTTTCAAGTTGTCATGAATACGGTTGACTTTCATTTAAATCCGCAAGCAGCTTTGGATGCCCCGCGTTGGCAATGGATAGAAGGGAAAAAAATTGTTGTCGAAGCGAATTTTCCGAATCATCTTGTCCAGGCATTGATTCGTTTAGGTCATCAAATCGAAATTGCGCCTGATACAGGCGGTTTTGGTCGGGGGCAAATTATTTGGCGAAATCCCGAAACGGGTGTTTTAATGGGAGGGACAGAATCTAGGACAGATGGATCGATTGCTGCTTGGTAG
- a CDS encoding chromate transporter: MKQMDIFIAFFRSGMLGYGGGLSAIPLMHREVVETYKWMDDEEFSDILALANTLPGPINTKMSGYIGWRIGGFLGMLTALAATVLPTVILMIILLTVLHAYNDKPWVRGMSKAVVPIAGVMLGVLTWDFIKKSKNSMGWISTLIVIGISIVVINILGLHPAIMIVGLLVAALFSKQEEKEKQVKAS; the protein is encoded by the coding sequence TTGAAACAAATGGATATTTTTATTGCTTTTTTCCGATCGGGTATGCTCGGCTATGGAGGAGGATTATCAGCCATTCCGCTCATGCATAGGGAAGTTGTCGAAACGTATAAATGGATGGATGATGAAGAGTTTTCCGACATATTGGCATTGGCTAATACACTTCCCGGTCCGATTAATACGAAAATGTCTGGATATATTGGCTGGAGGATTGGCGGCTTTTTAGGGATGTTAACAGCCCTTGCTGCAACGGTTCTTCCCACAGTTATTCTGATGATTATATTATTAACGGTATTACATGCGTATAATGATAAACCGTGGGTAAGAGGCATGTCGAAAGCCGTTGTGCCGATTGCCGGTGTCATGTTAGGTGTACTTACTTGGGATTTTATTAAAAAGTCGAAGAACTCGATGGGATGGATATCAACTCTTATTGTCATCGGGATTAGTATTGTCGTAATAAATATTTTAGGACTTCATCCAGCGATTATGATTGTCGGACTTTTAGTTGCTGCTCTATTTTCGAAACAGGAAGAGAAAGAAAAGCAGGTGAAAGCATCATGA
- a CDS encoding chromate transporter: protein MIYWQIFVANFMANFLGYGGGPASIPLLEHEVVDRYKWFTVHEFSEMVALGNALPGPIATKLAGFVGYQQGGILGAIVGLFATIAPSIILLIILLGILLKFKESPKVKNMTKLVRPAIAVLLGVMTIDFFSSSYEGIGILHTIFLGGASLLLLEKWKVSPVYVICGALVYGAIFLG, encoded by the coding sequence ATGATCTATTGGCAAATTTTCGTAGCAAACTTTATGGCGAATTTTTTAGGCTATGGAGGAGGACCCGCGTCAATTCCCCTGCTGGAACATGAAGTAGTTGATCGTTATAAATGGTTTACCGTCCATGAATTTAGTGAAATGGTCGCACTAGGGAATGCCTTGCCAGGACCAATCGCGACCAAATTAGCTGGTTTTGTTGGTTACCAGCAAGGGGGAATATTAGGAGCCATTGTCGGTTTATTTGCGACCATTGCGCCCTCCATTATTTTACTAATCATTTTATTGGGGATTTTACTAAAATTTAAAGAGTCTCCGAAAGTAAAAAATATGACGAAACTGGTTCGTCCGGCGATAGCAGTATTATTAGGAGTCATGACAATTGACTTTTTCTCCAGTTCATACGAAGGAATCGGTATCCTACATACCATCTTTTTAGGTGGTGCGAGTCTGCTATTATTAGAAAAGTGGAAAGTAAGTCCCGTCTACGTTATATGTGGAGCTTTAGTATACGGAGCGATCTTTCTTGGGTAA